One window of Pseudomonas sp. FP198 genomic DNA carries:
- a CDS encoding C13 family peptidase encodes MRALVPLTLTLLLTACGNGESPLPPDARLPDGGRYRGDLVDGLLQGQGRIDYPNGSWYAGQFDKGQWHGTGEWHGSNGEVYRGQFQHGLFHGQGSLTTPTSSYTGGFKLGRRDGEGTLKENGVTYRGEFKADRYSGLGRLELDDGSQYQGPFVNGKPNGEGQRFDASGNQFTGHFVDGQLQGKGTFNSAEGDVYIGGFRNNQLNGRGRYENADGDVWIGQFKDGALTGKGELIGADGSHYRGRFNDWRFTGEGRLNLPDGSFYIGQFEGDSYHGRGTLVLTDGTVQSGTWANGQRIRDADGRLLPDVLELGLLAQGRLLDEALANIPASTPAVELYSLTLGGDGKQSVFLRESDYVANMLASRFGAFGQIRLVNHRDHLGDRPMATRENLRRAAATLAERSGPEDLVFIYLTSHGSSEHELVLDQPRMELADLPADELAAVLAPLKNRDKVIVISACYSGGFIPALKDERTLVMTASRADRVSFGCSEEANFTYFGDALFAQALNQTDDLEQAFKRAKGIVAEREQADNFEASEPQMWAPRTVLSHWQLLRKQQARKALQSAALNDEAKKSN; translated from the coding sequence ATGCGCGCACTTGTCCCCCTGACCCTGACCCTCCTGCTCACCGCCTGCGGAAACGGCGAATCGCCGCTGCCCCCAGACGCACGCCTGCCCGATGGCGGACGCTATCGCGGCGATCTGGTAGACGGGCTGTTGCAGGGCCAGGGACGCATCGACTACCCCAACGGCAGCTGGTACGCCGGGCAGTTCGACAAGGGCCAGTGGCACGGCACCGGGGAATGGCATGGCAGCAATGGCGAGGTCTATCGCGGCCAGTTCCAGCACGGCCTGTTCCACGGCCAGGGCAGCCTGACCACACCGACCAGCAGCTATACCGGCGGCTTCAAGCTGGGCCGGCGGGACGGTGAAGGCACGCTCAAGGAAAACGGCGTGACCTACCGGGGCGAGTTCAAGGCCGACCGCTACTCCGGTCTCGGCCGCCTGGAACTCGACGACGGCAGTCAGTACCAGGGCCCGTTCGTCAACGGCAAGCCCAACGGCGAAGGCCAGCGCTTCGACGCCAGCGGCAACCAGTTCACCGGCCATTTCGTCGACGGCCAGCTCCAGGGCAAGGGCACGTTCAACAGCGCCGAAGGTGACGTCTACATCGGCGGCTTCAGGAACAATCAGCTCAACGGCCGCGGTCGCTACGAAAACGCCGATGGCGATGTCTGGATCGGCCAGTTCAAGGACGGTGCGCTGACCGGCAAGGGCGAATTGATCGGCGCCGATGGCAGCCACTACCGCGGTCGTTTCAATGACTGGCGCTTCACCGGCGAAGGTCGCCTGAACCTGCCCGACGGCAGCTTCTACATTGGCCAGTTCGAGGGCGACAGCTACCACGGGCGCGGCACGCTGGTGCTGACCGACGGCACCGTGCAGAGCGGCACCTGGGCCAACGGCCAACGGATACGTGACGCCGACGGCAGGCTGTTGCCCGATGTGCTCGAACTCGGCCTGCTGGCCCAGGGTCGCCTGCTGGACGAGGCCCTCGCCAACATCCCGGCCTCGACGCCGGCGGTGGAGCTGTACAGCCTGACCCTGGGCGGCGATGGCAAGCAAAGCGTGTTCCTGCGTGAGTCCGACTACGTCGCCAACATGCTCGCCAGCCGTTTTGGCGCGTTCGGCCAGATTCGCCTGGTGAACCATCGCGACCACCTTGGCGACCGGCCCATGGCCACTCGCGAAAACCTGCGCCGTGCCGCCGCCACGCTGGCCGAACGCAGCGGCCCGGAAGACCTGGTGTTCATCTACCTGACCAGCCACGGCAGCAGCGAACATGAACTGGTACTCGACCAGCCGCGCATGGAGCTGGCCGACCTGCCCGCCGACGAGTTGGCCGCGGTGCTGGCGCCGCTGAAGAATCGCGACAAGGTCATTGTGATCTCGGCCTGTTATTCCGGCGGTTTCATCCCCGCACTCAAGGACGAACGGACCCTGGTCATGACCGCCTCCCGGGCCGACCGAGTGTCTTTCGGCTGCTCCGAGGAGGCCAACTTCACCTACTTCGGCGATGCCTTGTTCGCCCAGGCGCTGAACCAGACCGACGATCTGGAACAAGCCTTCAAGCGGGCCAAGGGCATCGTTGCCGAACGGGAGCAGGCGGACAATTTCGAGGCGTCCGAACCACAGATGTGGGCGCCCCGGACCGTGCTTTCTCACTGGCAGCTGCTGCGCAAGCAACAGGCGCGAAAAGCATTGCAAAGTGCTGCATTGAACGACGAGGCTAAAAAGAGCAACTAA
- a CDS encoding MaoC family dehydratase: MPYVPVAELKDYVGKELGYSDWLTIDQERINLFAEATGDFQFIHVDPVKAAQTPFGSTIAHGFLSLSLMPKLMEDILLLPEGVKMVINYGLDSVRFIQPVKVDSKVRLKVDLVDVTEKKPGQWLLKATATLEIEGSEKPAYIAEPLSLCFV, translated from the coding sequence ATGCCCTACGTTCCCGTTGCAGAGCTCAAGGATTATGTCGGCAAGGAACTTGGATACTCCGACTGGCTGACCATCGACCAGGAGCGTATCAACCTGTTCGCCGAAGCCACCGGCGACTTCCAGTTCATCCACGTCGATCCGGTCAAGGCCGCGCAGACCCCGTTCGGCAGCACGATCGCCCACGGGTTCCTGTCGCTGTCGCTGATGCCCAAGTTGATGGAAGACATCCTGCTCCTTCCTGAGGGGGTGAAGATGGTGATCAACTACGGGCTGGACAGCGTGCGCTTCATCCAGCCAGTGAAGGTCGACTCCAAGGTCCGGCTCAAGGTCGACCTGGTGGACGTTACCGAGAAAAAACCTGGCCAATGGCTGCTCAAGGCCACCGCCACCCTGGAAATCGAAGGCTCGGAAAAACCGGCCTACATCGCCGAGCCGCTGTCACTCTGCTTCGTATAG
- a CDS encoding CidA/LrgA family protein yields MLLRGLTWLVLFQLLGTAINHLFLPILPGPIIGLLLLLGYLIARGEVSEPLNLAAGSLLRYLPLLLVPPAVGVMVYARAIAADFWAIVGALVLSLVLSVALTGVLMQRLARRHIVEPEDAR; encoded by the coding sequence ATGTTGCTACGGGGCCTGACCTGGCTGGTGCTGTTCCAATTGCTGGGCACCGCCATCAATCATTTGTTCCTGCCGATCCTGCCGGGGCCGATCATCGGGCTGCTGCTGTTGCTGGGTTACCTGATCGCCCGTGGCGAAGTCAGCGAGCCGTTGAACCTGGCCGCCGGCAGCCTGCTGCGTTATCTGCCGTTGCTGCTGGTGCCGCCGGCGGTGGGCGTGATGGTCTACGCCCGGGCAATCGCTGCCGATTTCTGGGCCATCGTTGGCGCGCTGGTGTTGTCGCTGGTGCTCTCCGTGGCACTGACAGGCGTGCTGATGCAACGGTTGGCCCGGCGTCATATTGTCGAGCCGGAGGACGCCCGATGA
- a CDS encoding LrgB family protein, which produces MMFDWQGAWTSVIHHPLFGIGITLGAYQLVLAAYEKTRWVFLQPVLMSMVLLIVVLVGCGISYAEYRKSTEILSILLGPATVALAVPLYLNLRRIRQLFWPIFTTLVIGGVFATGSAVVLGWAFGAEHMILMTMAPKSVTSPIAMLVAEQIGGVAAMAAVFVLITGVLGAILGPSILTRLGVHSPEARGIALGLTAHAVGTSVALQESEESGAFAALAMSLMGVATAVLLPLVVSMTV; this is translated from the coding sequence ATGATGTTCGATTGGCAGGGGGCCTGGACGTCGGTGATCCACCATCCACTGTTCGGCATCGGCATTACCCTGGGCGCCTACCAGTTGGTGCTGGCGGCGTACGAAAAGACCCGTTGGGTGTTCCTGCAGCCGGTATTGATGTCGATGGTGCTGTTGATCGTCGTGCTGGTCGGCTGCGGCATCAGCTACGCGGAATACCGCAAAAGCACCGAGATCCTCAGCATTCTGCTGGGCCCGGCCACCGTGGCGCTGGCGGTGCCGTTGTACCTGAACCTGCGCCGGATCCGCCAATTGTTCTGGCCGATTTTTACTACGCTGGTGATAGGCGGGGTGTTTGCCACCGGCTCTGCGGTGGTGCTGGGCTGGGCTTTTGGCGCCGAGCACATGATCCTGATGACCATGGCGCCGAAATCGGTGACTTCGCCGATCGCCATGCTGGTGGCCGAGCAGATCGGTGGCGTGGCGGCGATGGCGGCGGTGTTCGTGTTGATCACCGGGGTGCTTGGCGCGATCCTCGGCCCGAGTATTCTGACCCGGCTCGGTGTCCATAGCCCTGAGGCCAGGGGCATCGCCCTGGGGCTGACTGCCCATGCGGTGGGTACGTCGGTGGCCTTGCAGGAAAGCGAGGAGTCCGGTGCCTTCGCGGCGCTGGCGATGAGTCTGATGGGCGTGGCCACGGCGGTGCTGCTGCCGCTGGTGGTGTCGATGACGGTCTAA
- a CDS encoding LON peptidase substrate-binding domain-containing protein, which translates to MSLPLFPLNTVLFPGCILDLQIFEARYLDMIGRCMKKGEGFGVVCILDGEEVGIAPDGYARVGCEALITDFSQQDNGLLGIRVQGGRRFIVHASSVQPDQLTVAEIEWLEDEPEQPLQDEDADLVALLKALAEHPMVEALNMGTEATGQQSLANQLAYLLPFNELDKIDLLQLDDPQQRLDAIQALLDELQGELFA; encoded by the coding sequence ATGAGCTTGCCGCTTTTCCCATTGAACACCGTGCTGTTTCCCGGTTGCATCCTTGACCTGCAGATTTTCGAGGCGCGTTACCTCGACATGATCGGGCGCTGCATGAAAAAAGGCGAAGGCTTCGGGGTGGTCTGCATCCTCGACGGCGAAGAGGTCGGTATCGCGCCCGACGGCTACGCACGGGTGGGGTGCGAGGCGCTGATTACCGATTTTTCCCAGCAGGACAACGGCCTGCTGGGCATTCGCGTGCAGGGCGGGCGGCGCTTCATCGTGCATGCCAGCAGTGTCCAGCCGGATCAACTGACTGTCGCTGAAATCGAGTGGCTGGAAGACGAACCGGAGCAACCGTTGCAGGACGAGGATGCCGACCTGGTGGCGCTGCTCAAGGCCCTGGCCGAGCACCCGATGGTCGAAGCGCTGAACATGGGCACCGAGGCTACCGGTCAGCAGTCACTGGCCAATCAATTGGCTTACCTGCTGCCGTTCAACGAACTGGACAAAATCGACCTGCTGCAACTCGACGACCCGCAGCAGCGCCTGGATGCGATCCAGGCCTTGCTGGATGAGTTGCAGGGGGAGCTGTTTGCCTAA
- a CDS encoding bifunctional DedA family/phosphatase PAP2 family protein gives MGPWLDSITGWLTVNPQWLAVAVFVVACIECLAIAGLIVPGTVLLFAIAVLAGSGALSLGETLLLGLLGGLLGDLVSYFLGRHFHQNIRRLPGLRQHPEWMSAAESYFQRYGIASLLVGRFIGPLRPMLPMVAGMCDMPFPRFAAVSVLAAAGWTVAYLLPGWATGAAFRLPLPEGFWPQAGVVIGSIAVMLGLSVNSSLRRHRHASAIIATVGLAILIGLFVGFRYLTAFDQGLMALVQEHRSATLDEIAVTFTLIGEFRYMLIVCSLVTVLLLFARQWRQAIFAGGTMLLTALANTGLKLFFARVRPEILSEPLTSYSMPSGHASGAFALFLSLAILAGRGQPPRLRLTWLLLGSLPALAIALSRVYLGAHWPSDIVAGAMLAATVCAAVLWLSQRQEPLRAMSPKVWWLVLPALAAAFSFFALRHLPHAMLRYAY, from the coding sequence ATGGGCCCTTGGCTCGATAGCATTACCGGCTGGCTGACCGTCAACCCGCAATGGCTGGCGGTGGCGGTGTTTGTCGTTGCTTGTATTGAATGCCTGGCGATTGCCGGGTTGATCGTGCCGGGCACCGTGCTGTTATTCGCGATCGCGGTGCTGGCCGGCAGCGGCGCGCTGTCCCTGGGCGAGACATTGCTGCTGGGCCTCTTGGGGGGGCTGCTGGGGGATCTGGTGTCCTATTTCCTCGGCCGGCATTTCCACCAGAACATCCGGCGCCTGCCGGGGCTGCGGCAACATCCGGAATGGATGAGCGCGGCCGAGAGCTACTTCCAGCGCTATGGCATCGCCAGTCTGCTGGTGGGGCGGTTTATCGGACCGTTGAGGCCGATGCTGCCGATGGTGGCGGGAATGTGCGACATGCCGTTCCCGCGCTTCGCCGCCGTCAGCGTGCTGGCCGCGGCAGGCTGGACCGTGGCTTACCTGCTGCCGGGCTGGGCCACCGGCGCGGCGTTCCGCCTGCCGTTGCCCGAAGGTTTCTGGCCGCAGGCCGGCGTCGTCATCGGCAGCATCGCCGTGATGCTCGGGCTGAGTGTCAACAGCAGCTTGCGGCGTCATCGCCATGCCTCAGCGATCATCGCAACTGTCGGTCTGGCGATCCTGATCGGCCTGTTTGTCGGCTTCCGTTACCTGACGGCCTTCGACCAGGGCCTGATGGCCCTGGTGCAGGAGCATCGCAGCGCGACCCTGGACGAGATCGCCGTGACGTTCACGCTGATCGGTGAATTCCGCTACATGTTGATCGTCTGCAGCCTGGTGACTGTGTTGCTGTTGTTTGCACGACAATGGCGGCAGGCAATCTTTGCCGGCGGCACGATGCTGCTTACGGCCCTGGCCAACACTGGCTTGAAATTGTTTTTCGCCCGCGTGCGCCCTGAGATCCTCAGCGAACCCTTGACCAGCTACAGCATGCCCAGCGGCCACGCCTCCGGCGCTTTCGCCCTGTTCCTCAGCCTGGCGATACTGGCCGGTCGCGGCCAACCACCGCGCCTGCGCCTGACCTGGCTACTGCTCGGCTCGTTGCCGGCGCTGGCGATTGCCTTGTCGCGGGTGTACCTCGGCGCCCACTGGCCGAGCGACATTGTCGCCGGGGCCATGCTCGCCGCCACGGTCTGCGCCGCTGTCCTGTGGCTGAGCCAGCGCCAGGAACCGCTGCGCGCCATGTCGCCGAAAGTCTGGTGGCTGGTCCTGCCGGCGCTGGCGGCGGCGTTCAGCTTCTTCGCCCTGCGGCACCTGCCGCATGCGATGTTGCGGTATGCCTACTAA
- a CDS encoding DNA-3-methyladenine glycosylase, with the protein MTDSPPMPTALPHAFFDRDAQELAKDLLGKVIRHKVGDLWLSARIIETEAYYFAEKGSHASLGYTEKRKALFLDGGHIYMYYARGGDSLNFSAQGPGNAVLIKSAYPWVDAISGPASLAQMLLNNPDAQGRPRTPQKLCAGQTLLCKALGLKVPDWDARRFDPERLLVEDVGVPTVNVIQTTRLGIPLGRDEHLLYRFVDAAYAPWCTRNPLRRGQVEGRDYFLLS; encoded by the coding sequence ATGACCGATTCGCCTCCGATGCCCACTGCTTTGCCACACGCTTTTTTTGACCGCGACGCCCAGGAACTTGCCAAGGATCTGCTGGGCAAGGTGATTCGCCACAAGGTTGGCGACCTGTGGCTGAGCGCGAGGATCATCGAGACCGAAGCGTATTACTTCGCCGAAAAGGGCAGCCACGCCTCGTTGGGCTACACGGAAAAGCGTAAGGCTTTGTTTCTGGATGGTGGCCACATCTATATGTACTACGCGCGGGGCGGCGATTCGCTGAATTTCAGCGCCCAAGGCCCGGGTAATGCCGTATTGATCAAATCGGCGTATCCCTGGGTGGACGCCATCAGCGGCCCGGCAAGCCTGGCGCAGATGTTGTTGAACAACCCCGATGCCCAAGGCCGACCACGTACGCCGCAGAAACTTTGTGCCGGACAGACCTTGCTGTGCAAGGCGCTGGGCCTGAAAGTGCCGGACTGGGATGCCAGACGCTTCGACCCTGAACGGCTGCTCGTGGAGGATGTGGGTGTGCCGACGGTCAATGTGATCCAGACCACTCGCCTGGGTATCCCACTGGGACGAGATGAGCACCTGCTTTACCGCTTCGTCGACGCCGCCTACGCGCCATGGTGCACCCGTAACCCGTTGCGACGCGGGCAGGTCGAGGGACGGGATTATTTTCTGCTTTCCTGA
- a CDS encoding glutamate-5-semialdehyde dehydrogenase, which yields MTESVLDYMTRLGRAAREASRIIGRASTAQKNRALQAAANALDAARAELSAANELDLAVGRANGLEPAMLERLALTPARIDGMIVGLRQVAALPDPIGAIRDMSYRPSGIQVGKMRVPLGVVGIIYESRPNVTIDAASLCLKSGNATILRGGSEAIHSNRAIAACIQRGLAEANLPAAVVQVVETTDRAAVGALITMPEFVDVIVPRGGKGLIERVSRDARVPVIKHLDGICHVYVSAHAELPKAQRIAFNAKTYRYGICGAMETLLVDQAVAGDFLPSMAAQFREKGVELRGCERTRAIIEAVVATPEDWDTEYLAPILSIRVVDGLDQAIEHINRHGSHHTDSIVSEHQGETRRFVAEVDSASVMINTPTCFADGFEYGLGAEIGISTDKLHARGPVGLEGLTCEKYIVVGDGQLRGQEPA from the coding sequence ATGACTGAGTCCGTTCTTGACTACATGACCCGCCTGGGTCGCGCCGCCCGCGAAGCGTCGCGCATCATCGGCCGTGCCAGCACCGCGCAGAAAAACCGCGCCCTGCAGGCCGCCGCCAATGCGCTGGACGCTGCGCGCGCCGAGCTCTCCGCCGCCAACGAGCTGGACCTGGCCGTCGGCCGGGCCAATGGGCTCGAGCCGGCCATGCTCGAGCGCCTGGCGCTGACTCCGGCACGCATCGACGGCATGATCGTCGGTCTGCGTCAGGTGGCGGCTCTGCCGGACCCGATCGGGGCGATCCGCGACATGAGCTATCGGCCGTCGGGTATCCAGGTCGGCAAGATGCGCGTGCCCCTGGGTGTGGTCGGGATCATCTACGAGTCGCGGCCGAACGTGACCATCGATGCCGCGAGCCTGTGCCTGAAGTCGGGTAACGCGACCATCCTGCGCGGCGGCTCCGAGGCGATCCATTCGAACCGTGCGATTGCCGCCTGCATCCAGCGCGGGCTGGCCGAAGCCAACCTGCCGGCAGCGGTCGTGCAAGTGGTGGAAACCACCGATCGCGCCGCGGTCGGCGCGTTGATCACCATGCCCGAGTTCGTCGACGTGATCGTCCCGCGTGGCGGCAAGGGCCTGATCGAACGGGTCAGCCGCGACGCCCGCGTACCGGTGATCAAGCACCTGGACGGCATCTGCCATGTCTACGTCAGCGCCCACGCCGAATTGCCCAAGGCCCAGCGCATCGCCTTCAATGCCAAGACCTACCGTTATGGCATCTGCGGCGCGATGGAGACCCTGCTGGTGGACCAGGCCGTCGCCGGGGATTTCCTGCCGTCGATGGCGGCCCAGTTCCGCGAAAAAGGCGTCGAGCTGCGTGGTTGCGAGCGCACGCGGGCGATCATCGAGGCCGTAGTCGCCACGCCAGAAGACTGGGACACCGAATACCTCGCGCCGATCCTGTCGATCCGCGTGGTGGACGGGCTGGACCAGGCCATCGAACACATCAATCGCCACGGATCCCACCACACCGATTCCATCGTCAGCGAGCACCAGGGCGAAACCCGGCGCTTCGTGGCTGAAGTGGATTCGGCGTCGGTGATGATCAACACCCCGACCTGTTTTGCCGACGGCTTCGAATACGGATTGGGCGCCGAGATCGGCATTTCTACTGATAAGCTGCACGCCCGTGGCCCGGTGGGCCTGGAAGGCCTGACCTGCGAGAAGTACATCGTGGTCGGCGACGGCCAGTTGCGCGGACAGGAGCCAGCCTGA
- the nadD gene encoding nicotinate-nucleotide adenylyltransferase yields MTTPAVTATAPRRIGILGGTFDPVHIGHLRGALEVADALALDELRLTPSARPPHRDTPQVSAQDRLAMVECAVAGVAPLVVDARELQRDKPSYTIDTLELMRAELAADAQVFLLLGWDAFCGLPTWHRWEELLQHCHILVLQRPDADSEPPDALRNLLAARSVSDPLALKGPSGQIAFVWQTPLAVSATQIRQLLASGKSVRFLVPDAVLAYIDAHGLYRASN; encoded by the coding sequence ATGACTACGCCCGCTGTGACGGCGACCGCGCCAAGGCGCATCGGTATCCTGGGCGGTACGTTCGACCCGGTGCACATCGGCCATTTGCGCGGTGCGCTGGAAGTCGCCGATGCCCTGGCCCTCGATGAGCTGCGCCTGACGCCCAGCGCCCGGCCACCTCATCGGGATACGCCGCAGGTGTCGGCGCAGGATCGCCTGGCGATGGTCGAGTGCGCGGTGGCCGGTGTGGCGCCGTTGGTGGTGGACGCCCGCGAATTGCAGCGGGACAAACCGTCCTACACCATTGATACCCTGGAGCTGATGCGCGCCGAACTGGCCGCCGATGCCCAGGTTTTCCTGCTTCTGGGCTGGGACGCATTTTGCGGCCTGCCCACTTGGCACCGCTGGGAAGAGTTGCTCCAGCATTGCCACATCCTGGTGCTGCAACGCCCGGATGCCGACAGCGAACCGCCGGATGCCTTGCGCAACCTGCTGGCGGCGCGCTCGGTGAGCGACCCGCTGGCCCTCAAGGGGCCGAGCGGACAGATTGCATTCGTCTGGCAGACGCCGCTCGCGGTATCCGCCACCCAGATCCGTCAACTGCTGGCCAGCGGTAAGTCGGTACGTTTCCTGGTGCCCGACGCGGTCCTGGCCTACATCGATGCGCACGGTCTGTACCGTGCGTCGAACTGA
- the rsfS gene encoding ribosome silencing factor yields the protein MTDKDLNKVKRKGTFKSAPLPVEAHTGVALAGEELVKVAVAALEDVKAQDIQVIDVREKQSITDFMIIATGTSNRQIGAMLDKVREAVKAQGVKPLGEEGKGDSDWVLLDMDDVIVHMMTASARQFYDLERLWAGAEQSRSASAAHHSPENTHEHFTKLNKDQQ from the coding sequence ATGACTGACAAAGACCTGAACAAAGTAAAGCGCAAGGGCACTTTCAAGAGCGCCCCGCTGCCGGTAGAAGCACACACCGGCGTGGCGCTGGCCGGCGAAGAGCTGGTCAAGGTGGCCGTGGCGGCCCTGGAAGACGTCAAGGCCCAGGATATCCAAGTGATCGACGTTCGCGAAAAGCAGAGCATCACTGACTTCATGATCATCGCCACCGGTACCTCCAACCGCCAGATCGGCGCGATGCTGGACAAGGTCCGCGAAGCCGTCAAGGCCCAGGGCGTCAAGCCGTTGGGCGAAGAAGGCAAGGGCGACAGCGACTGGGTCCTGCTGGACATGGACGACGTCATCGTGCACATGATGACCGCCTCGGCGCGCCAGTTCTATGACCTGGAGCGCCTGTGGGCCGGTGCCGAGCAGAGCCGTTCGGCCAGCGCCGCGCACCACAGCCCGGAAAACACCCATGAGCACTTCACCAAGCTCAACAAAGACCAGCAATAA
- the rlmH gene encoding 23S rRNA (pseudouridine(1915)-N(3))-methyltransferase RlmH: MRLRLIAVGSRMPKWVEEGWHEYAKRLPSELALELVEIPLNTRGKNADVARFIRQEGEAMLAKVGPNERIVTLEVHGKPWSTEQLAVELDRWRLDSRTVNFMVGGPEGLAPEVCARADQRWSLSPLTLPHPLVRILIGEQLYRAWTVLSGHPYHK, translated from the coding sequence GTGCGACTGCGCCTGATCGCCGTCGGTTCTCGCATGCCCAAGTGGGTGGAAGAAGGCTGGCATGAATATGCCAAGCGTCTTCCGTCCGAGCTGGCTTTGGAACTGGTGGAAATTCCGCTCAATACCCGCGGCAAGAACGCCGACGTGGCGCGCTTTATCCGCCAGGAAGGTGAAGCCATGCTGGCCAAGGTCGGGCCGAACGAGCGCATCGTCACGCTCGAAGTTCATGGCAAGCCCTGGAGTACCGAGCAACTGGCGGTGGAGCTCGATCGCTGGCGGCTGGATTCGCGCACGGTCAATTTCATGGTCGGCGGTCCGGAAGGGCTGGCGCCGGAAGTCTGCGCCCGGGCCGATCAACGCTGGTCGTTGTCGCCCCTGACGTTGCCGCATCCGCTGGTGCGGATCCTGATCGGTGAACAGTTGTATCGTGCCTGGACAGTCCTGTCCGGGCACCCTTATCACAAGTAA